The DNA window GGCGGCCTCGCCGAGCATCTTGTCGATCTCCGAGAAGTCCAGCTGCTCGCGGTGCACGAAGCCGTCCGGGTCGTCCAGGTCGGAGGCCGTCGGCAGCATGTCCGGGTGCTCCCACAGCCCGTCGCGGCCGTCCACCCCGCGTGCGTCGGTGAGCGAGGCCCACAGCCGCGAGGCGTCGCGCAGCCGGCGCGGGCGCAGCTCCAGGCCGATCAGCGTCGCGAAGGTCTGCTCGGCCGGGCCGCCCGAGGCGCGCCGCCGGCGCATGGTCTCGCGCATCGCGTCCGCCGAGGTCAGCCGGGGCGTCGCGGCCGCGTGCACCACCGCGTCGACCCAGCCCTCGACCAGCGCGAGCGCCGTCTCCAGGCGGGCCAGGGCGGCCTTCTGCTCGGGGGGGTCCTGCGGCTGGAACATGCCGCCCTGGAGCGCCTCCTGCAGCTGCTCCGGGTTGGACGGGTCGAGCTGTCCGACCACGTCCTCCAGCTTCGAGGTGTCGACCTTGATGCCGCGTGCGTACCCCTCGACCGCGCCGAACAGGTGCGAGCGCAGCCACGGCACGTGCGCGAAGAGCCGGGCGTGCGCCGCCTCGCGCAGGGCCAGGTAGAGCCGCACCTCGTCCGAGGGCACGCTCAGGTCCTTGCCGAAGGTCTCGATGTTCAGCGGCAGCAGGGCGGCCTTGCCGGCCGGGCCCAGCGGCAGCCCGATGTCGGTGGAGCCGACGACCTCGCCCGCGAGCACGCCCACGGCCTGCCCGATCTGCTGGCCGAACATGGCCCCGCCCATGGAGCGCATCATCCCGAGCAGCGGGCCCGCCATGGCCTGCATCTCCTCGGGGAGCACCCCGCCCATGGCCGCGCCGACCCGCTCGGCGACCGGGTCCACGAGCTCCTTCCACACCGGGAGGGTGGCCTCGACCCACTCGGCGCGGCTCCACGCCACGGCCGTGGTGGCGCCCGAGGGCAGCGAGGTCACGCCGTCCAGCCAGTGGTCGGCGAGCCGCACGGCCTCCTCGACGGCGGACTTCTCGGCGACGCCGACGCTGCTGTCCTTCACCCCGTCCGCCGTGCCCTGGGCGACGGTCTGGCGGGCGATGTCCTTGGCCATGTCCCAGTTCACGGGACCGCCCTCGTAGCTCAGCATCTGGCCGAGCTGCTGGAAGGCCGCACCGAGGTCGTTCGGGTTCATCCCGCCGAACATCGAGGCGAACGGATTGTCCGCACCGCCCGGGCCTCCGGCGCCGCCCGGCAGGCCCATGCCGGGGAACCCGAACGGATTCGGGCCGCCCTGGCCGCCCTGGCCGCCCTTCTTCTTGCCCTCGTCGCCGTTCTCCGGCTCCTCCGGCGGAAGGCCGAATCCGAATGGGGTGTCACTCACGGGTTTCCTCGGCTCGTAGGGCCGCCGGCGGGAGCCGGCGGGCATTGGTCCCGACAACACCACCCAGCGTAGACACCACACCCGCTTCGGGGCTCGGTGCTCCGCCGGCTCCTGGGCTGCGGCAGGATGGACGTCACCTGGTAGGTACGCGTCACGGCGCGTCCCTACTGAAGACAACCGCTGGAGACGCCTGGTGAGTTCCCCGGATCCGCACGCTATGGGCAAACACGGCTCGGACAAGCACGGCCGCACGCCGCACGACGCGGAAATCCGCGCCGAGCACGGCGAGGACGTGCCCGGTGTTCGCCAGCCGCGAAACGAGGACGGACTGCCGCGGCGCAGCCCCGTGATCGCCGTGACCGGCGCCGCGTCGGGCGTCGGCGCGGCCCTGGTGAGCCGGCTGGCCGCCTCCGACGAGGTCAAGCAGGTCGTCGCGATCGACGAGCGGCGCGGGGACTGCGCGGCCGCGCAGTGGCACGTCCTGGACGTACGGGACCCCGCCATCGCCGAGAAGCTGCGCGGCGCGGACGTGGTGGTGCACCTCGCCCTGGACCTGGACCTGGAGACCGACCCGGCGGCCCGCACGGCGTACAACGTGCGCGGCACGCAGACCGTGCTGACCGCCGCCGCGGCCGCCGGGGTCCACCGGGTGGTGCTGTGCACCTCCGCGATGGTCTACGGGGCCCTGCCCGACAACGACATCCCGCTCTCGGAGGACTCCGAGCTGCGGGCCACCGCCGAGGCGACGGGCGTCGGCGACCTGCTGGAGATCGAGCGCCTCGGACGGCGGGCGCCGCGGGCGCACCCCGGCCTGAACGTCACCGTGGTCCGCCCCGCGGTGCTGGTCGGCGGTACGGACACGGCGCTGACCCGGTACTTCGAGTCCCCGCGCCTGCTGGTGGTCGCCGGCTCCCGCCCCACCTGGCAGTTCTGCCACGTGGAGGACCTGGTCAGCGCGCTGGAGTACGCGGCCCTG is part of the Streptomyces subrutilus genome and encodes:
- a CDS encoding SDR family oxidoreductase, which codes for MGKHGSDKHGRTPHDAEIRAEHGEDVPGVRQPRNEDGLPRRSPVIAVTGAASGVGAALVSRLAASDEVKQVVAIDERRGDCAAAQWHVLDVRDPAIAEKLRGADVVVHLALDLDLETDPAARTAYNVRGTQTVLTAAAAAGVHRVVLCTSAMVYGALPDNDIPLSEDSELRATAEATGVGDLLEIERLGRRAPRAHPGLNVTVVRPAVLVGGTDTALTRYFESPRLLVVAGSRPTWQFCHVEDLVSALEYAALEKVEGELAVGCEGWLEQEEVEELSGIRRMELPSAVALGAAARLHRIGLTPSPAGDLAYTMHPWVVSVSGLHAAGWRPRWTNEEVLAELLQEVAGRHTVAGRRLGRKDAATAAGAAGATVALLGAAAAVRRARKRRGI
- a CDS encoding zinc-dependent metalloprotease → MSDTPFGFGLPPEEPENGDEGKKKGGQGGQGGPNPFGFPGMGLPGGAGGPGGADNPFASMFGGMNPNDLGAAFQQLGQMLSYEGGPVNWDMAKDIARQTVAQGTADGVKDSSVGVAEKSAVEEAVRLADHWLDGVTSLPSGATTAVAWSRAEWVEATLPVWKELVDPVAERVGAAMGGVLPEEMQAMAGPLLGMMRSMGGAMFGQQIGQAVGVLAGEVVGSTDIGLPLGPAGKAALLPLNIETFGKDLSVPSDEVRLYLALREAAHARLFAHVPWLRSHLFGAVEGYARGIKVDTSKLEDVVGQLDPSNPEQLQEALQGGMFQPQDPPEQKAALARLETALALVEGWVDAVVHAAATPRLTSADAMRETMRRRRASGGPAEQTFATLIGLELRPRRLRDASRLWASLTDARGVDGRDGLWEHPDMLPTASDLDDPDGFVHREQLDFSEIDKMLGEAARKRDEDGDEKK